Proteins co-encoded in one Metabacillus sp. KUDC1714 genomic window:
- a CDS encoding thioredoxin family protein, protein MEQVKTQDQFQKLISSKESVVIKFVTDWCPDCKRMDMFLPTVFEEVQNVSMYEIDKDEFPEIAEKYDVMGIPSLLVFKDGEKQAHLHSANAKTPEQVVEFLSDSFK, encoded by the coding sequence ATGGAACAAGTAAAAACTCAAGATCAATTTCAAAAATTAATCTCTAGTAAGGAATCTGTAGTTATAAAATTTGTCACAGACTGGTGTCCTGATTGTAAACGAATGGATATGTTTCTTCCAACAGTATTTGAAGAAGTACAAAATGTTTCAATGTACGAAATCGACAAGGATGAGTTTCCGGAAATAGCCGAGAAATACGATGTGATGGGGATTCCAAGTCTTTTAGTGTTTAAAGATGGAGAAAAGCAAGCGCACCTACATAGCGCGAACGCAAAAACGCCTGAACAGGTAGTTGAATTTTTATCGGATTCTTTTAAATAA
- a CDS encoding GTP cyclohydrolase II: MIIEKTTESPLNKIKEKVQIVTHGDRSTFIVGPINLPVQLDGETVFFKWYSWLDVQMIEGVQAEDQVEELIKSLPEANLANNQQSSVLVYGDFEYAEDALIRMHSICHTGDIFGSKRCDCGFQLKQSMKMISEHGAGALFYLANHEGRGIGLFSKALAYLLQEEGLDTVEANEHLGFVDDSRNYDEAIRVLKTLRQLPVTLITNNPNKLKALQSSGANVSGRIPLWGDISRYNKHYLETKMERAGHFRGGYPIE, encoded by the coding sequence ATGATCATCGAAAAAACGACAGAAAGCCCGTTAAACAAAATAAAGGAAAAGGTACAAATTGTTACTCATGGTGACAGGTCTACATTTATTGTTGGACCAATTAATCTCCCAGTTCAATTGGATGGAGAGACAGTGTTCTTTAAGTGGTATAGCTGGTTAGATGTTCAAATGATTGAAGGGGTGCAAGCTGAGGATCAAGTGGAAGAATTGATTAAAAGCCTGCCAGAGGCTAATTTAGCGAATAACCAACAATCAAGTGTTTTAGTCTACGGAGACTTTGAGTACGCAGAAGACGCACTAATTCGTATGCATAGTATTTGTCATACTGGAGATATTTTTGGTAGTAAGAGATGTGATTGTGGTTTCCAATTAAAACAATCAATGAAAATGATTTCCGAGCATGGGGCTGGGGCACTTTTCTATCTTGCTAATCATGAAGGTAGAGGGATTGGATTATTCAGTAAAGCACTTGCGTACCTACTGCAAGAAGAGGGCTTAGATACTGTTGAGGCGAATGAGCATCTAGGTTTTGTGGATGACTCCAGAAACTATGATGAAGCGATTAGAGTATTAAAAACACTTCGTCAATTACCTGTTACATTAATAACGAATAACCCAAATAAACTTAAGGCCTTGCAGAGTTCAGGTGCAAACGTTTCAGGTCGAATTCCGTTATGGGGAGATATTTCAAGGTATAATAAACATTATCTAGAAACGAAAATGGAGAGAGCTGGTCATTTTAGAGGAGGCTATCCGATTGAGTGA
- the ribD gene encoding bifunctional diaminohydroxyphosphoribosylaminopyrimidine deaminase/5-amino-6-(5-phosphoribosylamino)uracil reductase RibD, which translates to MSEHEFYMNLSLNNAKAMKGQTEPNPLVGAVVVNHNRIVGVGAHLKAGEPHAEIHALRMAGEQARGGTIYVTLEPCSHHGRTGPCAEAIVKAGIKKVIVATLDPNPVVAGSGISILKNANIEVLVGVCEEESRKMNEVFNKFIVKKQPFITLKSATTLDGKISSSTWDSKWITSEDARKDVHQLRHENVGILVGVHTVIKDDPELTTRIPNGRNPIRIILDSKLRIPLDSKVVTDQKAQTWIFTSKQYSVDTKKRLEQLGCKVFITSGVSRVDLHDTLTILGEHSVSSVLIEGGGEVNASFLAEQLVDKLVLYIAPKLIGGKQSPGFFAGTGIEKMADAIDLAEMDIQKIGKDFKFTGYPLYKA; encoded by the coding sequence TTGAGTGAACATGAGTTTTATATGAATTTAAGCCTAAATAATGCAAAGGCAATGAAGGGTCAGACTGAACCAAATCCACTTGTAGGGGCGGTTGTCGTCAACCATAACCGAATAGTAGGTGTGGGTGCTCATTTAAAGGCAGGAGAACCTCATGCGGAAATTCATGCATTACGGATGGCAGGAGAACAGGCAAGGGGAGGGACAATATATGTAACTCTTGAGCCTTGTTCACATCATGGGAGAACTGGCCCTTGTGCCGAGGCAATTGTAAAGGCTGGAATAAAAAAAGTAATTGTTGCAACATTAGATCCAAATCCCGTAGTAGCAGGAAGTGGAATTTCAATTTTAAAGAATGCAAATATTGAAGTCCTAGTTGGGGTTTGTGAAGAAGAGTCTAGAAAAATGAATGAAGTATTTAATAAGTTTATTGTTAAAAAGCAGCCGTTCATCACTTTAAAATCAGCAACGACGCTAGACGGTAAGATTTCATCATCTACATGGGACAGCAAATGGATAACCTCAGAGGATGCGCGTAAAGATGTTCATCAGCTACGCCATGAGAATGTAGGGATTCTGGTAGGAGTTCATACAGTGATTAAGGATGACCCGGAATTAACAACAAGAATTCCAAATGGTCGAAATCCAATCCGGATCATTTTAGATAGCAAGCTACGTATTCCTTTAGATTCTAAAGTGGTAACAGATCAAAAAGCTCAAACGTGGATTTTTACTTCAAAACAATATTCAGTAGATACAAAGAAAAGGCTTGAACAACTAGGTTGTAAAGTATTTATTACAAGTGGTGTGAGCCGCGTTGATTTACATGATACGCTGACAATTTTAGGAGAGCACTCTGTATCATCAGTTCTAATCGAAGGTGGCGGTGAAGTGAATGCATCCTTCTTGGCTGAACAATTAGTTGATAAACTGGTTCTCTATATAGCTCCTAAATTAATTGGTGGAAAGCAATCACCCGGTTTTTTTGCAGGCACAGGGATTGAAAAAATGGCTGATGCAATAGACCTTGCTGAAATGGACATTCAAAAGATCGGTAAGGACTTTAAGTTTACGGGCTATCCATTATACAAAGCTTAA
- a CDS encoding alpha/beta hydrolase, translating to MNVELHPVIEGAESLFFSGNEIGVLLCHGFNGTPQSMQYIGEQLTKYGYTVSIPRLNGHGTHYLDMETSTYEDWISGLQTAYNHLKKQCEKVYIVGQSMGGALTLQVAANNQNVDGIFLINAAVTDVCYKEFCNKVKPAYVQEGSPDINKSFVFEITYEKVPLKAIHQLLHLMDDTKKKVSSVSSPTVIFKSATDHVVPPTNSEFIFDQVNTAEKKMIVLQNSYHVASMDHDAPLIVEQIHQHIKKLITDKTVKNTNKKWITV from the coding sequence ATGAATGTTGAATTACATCCAGTTATTGAAGGTGCCGAAAGCTTATTTTTTTCAGGAAATGAAATTGGTGTGTTGCTTTGCCACGGGTTTAATGGAACGCCACAAAGCATGCAATATATTGGAGAACAACTTACTAAATATGGCTACACTGTATCCATCCCTCGCTTGAACGGTCATGGTACACATTATTTAGATATGGAAACGAGCACATATGAAGATTGGATATCCGGTCTTCAAACTGCCTATAACCATTTGAAAAAACAATGTGAAAAGGTGTATATCGTAGGCCAATCAATGGGTGGTGCCTTAACACTACAAGTGGCAGCAAACAACCAGAACGTGGATGGGATATTCCTAATTAATGCAGCTGTAACAGATGTTTGTTATAAGGAATTTTGTAACAAGGTTAAGCCAGCCTATGTTCAAGAGGGTTCTCCAGATATCAATAAATCTTTTGTTTTTGAAATAACGTATGAAAAAGTTCCATTAAAGGCAATTCATCAGCTTTTACACTTAATGGATGACACAAAGAAAAAAGTCTCTAGTGTCTCAAGTCCAACGGTTATTTTTAAATCGGCAACAGATCACGTTGTACCTCCAACAAATTCAGAGTTTATTTTTGATCAAGTAAATACAGCTGAGAAAAAAATGATTGTCTTACAAAATTCCTATCACGTTGCATCTATGGATCATGATGCACCACTCATTGTGGAGCAAATTCATCAACATATTAAAAAATTGATTACCGATAAAACAGTTAAAAATACAAATAAAAAGTGGATAACTGTATAG
- a CDS encoding DMT family transporter, which yields MRSIVLGVCSSFFFAFTFVLNRSMELSGGSWLWSASLRYFFMLPFLFFIVIWRKKWIALWEEMKRNPSQWLLWGTIGFGLFYAPICFAGAYGPGWLIAATWQITILSGSLLVPLFYEEIKTTNGSIKVRGQIPFKGLCMSLIIIIGVGVMQYEHATQLSIKPVLLSIIPVIIASFAYPLGNRKMMALCEGRLDVFQRVLGMTLGSLPFWITLSIFALSTTGLPSKTQTVQSFLVAICSGLIATLLFFQATNLVQHNMAKLAAVEATQSIQVLFALFGEILFLSAPLPTPISLIGMVLVVGGMVLHSYVSRTDQLEVTPSDTSKQFS from the coding sequence TTGAGATCTATTGTACTTGGGGTTTGTTCATCTTTCTTCTTTGCGTTTACATTTGTGTTAAATCGTTCAATGGAACTCTCAGGGGGAAGTTGGTTATGGAGTGCTTCGTTACGGTACTTTTTCATGCTTCCTTTTTTATTTTTCATTGTAATCTGGAGAAAAAAGTGGATAGCACTTTGGGAAGAAATGAAAAGAAATCCATCCCAATGGCTGCTATGGGGTACAATTGGCTTCGGTTTATTTTATGCTCCAATTTGCTTTGCTGGCGCATATGGACCAGGATGGCTCATAGCTGCAACGTGGCAGATCACGATCCTATCGGGTTCACTCCTTGTTCCCTTGTTTTATGAAGAAATAAAAACAACTAATGGTTCTATAAAAGTAAGAGGGCAAATTCCATTTAAAGGGTTATGTATGTCACTTATCATTATTATTGGTGTTGGTGTCATGCAATATGAACATGCAACTCAATTATCAATAAAGCCTGTGCTTTTAAGTATTATACCAGTGATCATCGCATCGTTTGCATATCCACTAGGTAATCGCAAAATGATGGCACTTTGTGAAGGTAGACTAGATGTATTTCAACGTGTTCTTGGAATGACTTTAGGCAGCTTACCTTTTTGGATTACCCTATCTATTTTTGCACTGTCAACAACTGGGCTTCCTTCCAAAACTCAAACTGTTCAATCGTTTCTCGTCGCAATATGTTCAGGGTTAATTGCAACTCTACTATTTTTCCAAGCTACAAATTTAGTTCAACATAATATGGCAAAGCTCGCAGCTGTAGAAGCAACGCAATCTATTCAAGTTCTTTTTGCATTATTTGGTGAAATTCTTTTTCTAAGTGCACCACTTCCTACACCTATTTCTTTAATAGGGATGGTTTTAGTTGTTGGAGGAATGGTTTTACATAGCTATGTATCGAGAACTGATCAATTAGAAGTCACACCTAGTGATACTTCTAAACAGTTTTCCTAA
- a CDS encoding YfiT family bacillithiol transferase, translated as MRKSLQYPIGEFIVPKKVTEDDINQWILDIEETPALLKFALDGISQQLIDTSYRSGGWTLRQVVHHLADSHMNSYIRFKLALTEDKPTIKAYDETAWATLSDSTQLQIEISLLLLESLHKRWAYLLRSMSSTDFEKTFYHPGMKTHISLATTLALYSWHGKHHIEHIKLVKVH; from the coding sequence ATGAGAAAAAGCCTGCAATATCCGATCGGTGAGTTTATTGTCCCTAAAAAAGTAACTGAAGATGATATCAATCAATGGATTTTAGACATTGAAGAAACGCCTGCCCTCTTGAAATTTGCACTTGATGGTATTTCACAGCAGTTAATTGATACCTCATATCGCTCAGGTGGATGGACTCTAAGACAAGTCGTACATCATCTTGCTGATAGTCATATGAATAGTTATATTCGTTTTAAGCTTGCGCTAACAGAGGATAAACCGACAATAAAAGCATATGATGAAACAGCATGGGCCACGTTGTCAGACTCTACACAATTACAAATAGAAATATCCCTTCTGCTTTTAGAATCTCTTCATAAACGATGGGCATACCTACTACGATCTATGTCTTCTACTGACTTTGAAAAAACCTTTTATCATCCAGGTATGAAAACCCATATATCACTAGCCACAACCTTGGCTCTTTACTCTTGGCATGGGAAGCATCATATTGAACATATTAAATTAGTAAAAGTCCATTAA
- a CDS encoding LysE family transporter gives MNVIFSYIFLGLSLAAPIGPVNAAQLDRGIKGGFFNAWLVGLGATFADLFYMLLVYLGLVNFLEIPFIKSFLWIFGFFVLVYTGIESLLGAGKITIQNQKAKVTYSRSFMSGFLMSLANPLTIMFWLGIYGSVLANAVAAYSTNQLILYSSAIIIGLLIWDFTMACVASTFRRFLTNQLLITISVISGLSLIGFGLYFGYQAFKLLVN, from the coding sequence ATGAACGTCATTTTTAGTTACATCTTTTTGGGCTTATCTTTAGCGGCACCGATTGGTCCAGTAAACGCAGCTCAGTTAGATAGAGGAATTAAAGGGGGCTTTTTTAATGCCTGGTTAGTAGGATTAGGAGCAACATTTGCTGATCTTTTCTATATGCTATTAGTTTATTTAGGTTTAGTAAACTTTCTTGAAATACCCTTTATCAAATCTTTTTTATGGATATTTGGTTTTTTTGTTTTAGTATACACAGGGATAGAAAGTCTGCTAGGAGCAGGGAAAATAACGATACAAAACCAAAAAGCAAAAGTCACATATTCGCGATCATTTATGTCAGGCTTTTTAATGTCTTTAGCTAATCCACTTACCATCATGTTTTGGTTGGGGATTTATGGTTCTGTTTTAGCAAATGCAGTCGCGGCTTACAGTACAAATCAATTAATTCTTTATAGCTCTGCAATAATAATAGGGCTACTGATTTGGGATTTTACAATGGCGTGTGTTGCGAGTACGTTTCGAAGGTTTTTAACGAATCAACTACTTATCACAATTTCAGTTATATCTGGCCTATCTTTAATTGGTTTTGGTCTGTACTTTGGTTATCAAGCATTCAAACTACTAGTAAATTAG
- a CDS encoding divergent PAP2 family protein encodes MNEMNRGIWTALSGIGIAQGLKIFTNKKVNGVWDWRPIFTTGGMPSSHSAGVSALATYVASKKGWNSTDTALAVIFGIIVMYDAQGIRRHTGEIAKIVNDLDADIEVLSGHMPGLFHVKQEKELNELLGHQPAEVAGGALLGILIGLFSSMTENRK; translated from the coding sequence GTGAATGAAATGAATCGTGGGATATGGACAGCTCTTTCAGGTATTGGAATAGCTCAGGGTTTGAAGATTTTCACAAATAAGAAGGTAAATGGTGTTTGGGACTGGAGACCAATCTTTACAACTGGTGGAATGCCAAGTTCTCACTCTGCAGGAGTATCAGCCTTAGCAACCTATGTCGCATCAAAAAAAGGTTGGAATTCAACCGACACTGCTCTAGCAGTTATCTTTGGAATTATTGTCATGTATGATGCACAAGGGATTCGAAGACATACAGGTGAAATTGCTAAAATTGTAAATGATCTAGATGCAGATATCGAAGTACTCTCAGGCCATATGCCAGGTTTGTTTCATGTTAAACAAGAAAAAGAATTAAATGAGCTTCTAGGTCACCAGCCTGCTGAAGTAGCAGGAGGAGCTTTATTGGGCATATTAATTGGTCTTTTTAGTTCGATGACAGAGAATAGAAAATGA
- a CDS encoding LOG family protein yields the protein MKRVSVFCGSSPGASTIYTDEAVQLGTQLAKEGITLVYGGARVGIMGTVANAAIQAGGDVIGVIPKMLMTREIAHTELTELIVVNTMHERKAKMEELSDGFIALPGGPGTMEEFFEVYTWAQLGEHHKPIGMLNSNNYYDKLLTFFDHMIEEQFLKPEYHSMIMVEKEPQVLIEKFRTYEPPKLTKWINREET from the coding sequence ATGAAACGTGTTAGTGTTTTTTGCGGTTCTAGCCCTGGAGCTTCTACCATTTATACAGATGAAGCAGTGCAACTTGGTACACAATTAGCTAAGGAAGGGATAACCTTAGTTTACGGTGGGGCAAGAGTAGGCATTATGGGCACAGTAGCTAATGCAGCTATACAAGCAGGTGGCGATGTAATTGGCGTAATTCCAAAGATGTTAATGACACGTGAAATTGCTCATACTGAATTAACAGAACTAATTGTTGTTAATACAATGCACGAACGTAAGGCTAAAATGGAAGAGTTATCTGATGGTTTTATCGCCCTGCCAGGTGGTCCAGGAACAATGGAAGAGTTTTTCGAAGTATATACTTGGGCTCAGCTAGGTGAGCATCATAAACCAATTGGCATGTTAAATAGTAACAATTATTATGATAAACTGCTTACTTTTTTTGATCATATGATCGAAGAACAATTCTTAAAGCCAGAATATCATTCAATGATTATGGTCGAAAAAGAACCACAAGTGCTAATTGAAAAATTCAGAACTTACGAACCACCTAAGCTGACAAAATGGATTAACCGTGAAGAAACGTAA
- a CDS encoding DMT family transporter — MWFLFIIFAFIAGLALPAQVSINAQLKNYVGTPLLASTISFLVGLLVLLIGTLIHGSWSLGKGLTTAPWWIWTGGLLGAFYVLASIILIPRLGAATTIACVLAGQVVASIIIDHFGLLQVTVHHVTIPRMIGALLIIVGVILVQKF; from the coding sequence ATGTGGTTTTTGTTTATAATATTTGCCTTTATTGCCGGTTTAGCATTACCTGCCCAAGTGAGTATCAATGCTCAACTTAAAAATTATGTAGGCACTCCATTACTTGCATCTACGATTTCTTTTTTAGTAGGACTGCTAGTTCTCTTAATTGGTACACTTATCCATGGGTCATGGAGTCTAGGTAAAGGCCTAACTACTGCTCCTTGGTGGATATGGACTGGTGGACTTTTAGGGGCTTTTTATGTTTTGGCCTCCATTATCCTAATACCGAGGCTCGGTGCTGCAACAACAATTGCTTGCGTTCTAGCAGGTCAGGTAGTCGCCTCTATTATAATTGATCACTTCGGGTTATTACAGGTAACAGTTCATCATGTAACAATCCCTCGTATGATAGGTGCCTTACTAATTATAGTAGGAGTTATTTTAGTTCAAAAATTTTAA
- a CDS encoding peptidoglycan-binding domain-containing protein yields MGKIFTVILGLVLGWSCYMGQVLAEGTLDIPSQTYTDQELKTTIQLQSTSNNYIRAFTCNGNSSWTKELQSESSGYTWIINQGVKGYIQEGYSGGKSLGVVLNNTKIDFDYSYLAKKGYAGNKNSYVKGIQATLSCLGYSPGTIDGIFGAKTESAVKAFQQRKGLSVDGIVGKQTYHYLSFASS; encoded by the coding sequence ATGGGGAAAATATTCACAGTTATCTTAGGTTTGGTATTAGGATGGAGCTGTTACATGGGACAAGTGTTAGCAGAGGGGACTTTGGATATTCCATCTCAAACTTACACAGATCAAGAACTAAAGACAACGATACAATTACAAAGTACATCGAATAACTACATAAGGGCATTTACTTGTAATGGAAATAGTTCATGGACTAAAGAACTACAATCAGAATCATCTGGTTATACTTGGATTATTAATCAAGGAGTGAAGGGGTATATTCAAGAGGGATATTCTGGCGGAAAATCGCTTGGTGTTGTATTGAATAATACAAAAATAGACTTTGATTATTCCTATTTAGCTAAAAAGGGTTATGCTGGAAATAAAAATTCTTATGTAAAAGGGATTCAAGCAACTTTGAGTTGTTTAGGATACTCCCCTGGAACAATTGATGGAATATTTGGAGCAAAAACAGAATCTGCTGTAAAAGCATTCCAACAACGTAAAGGATTATCTGTTGATGGGATAGTTGGTAAACAAACCTATCACTATCTTTCCTTTGCATCGAGCTAA
- a CDS encoding RNA polymerase sigma factor, protein MDTQNISQIIEEHRSKIIKTTKNIIKNPSLVDDIVQDASIKIYSYFQKKDYELPKNIEAWVTIITKNTAYDHLRKLKRHQDIHQNVSETFQHHDQSIDTPEKTILSKEKIKDINEVFHLLDEETKEIFILRNKGYSYQDIAKMKKLSLGKVKTKIFRGRKKMMDYLIAKGVL, encoded by the coding sequence GTGGATACGCAAAACATTTCACAAATAATTGAAGAACACAGGTCGAAAATCATCAAGACAACGAAGAATATTATAAAAAACCCCTCTTTGGTGGACGACATTGTTCAAGATGCAAGTATAAAAATATATTCATACTTTCAAAAAAAGGATTATGAGCTGCCTAAAAATATTGAAGCATGGGTAACAATTATTACTAAAAATACTGCTTATGACCATTTAAGAAAACTAAAGCGCCATCAAGATATTCACCAAAATGTAAGTGAAACATTTCAACATCATGACCAAAGTATAGATACACCTGAAAAAACAATACTCTCTAAAGAGAAAATCAAAGATATAAATGAAGTCTTTCACTTACTGGATGAGGAAACTAAGGAAATATTCATTCTTCGTAACAAAGGTTATTCCTATCAAGATATTGCAAAGATGAAGAAGCTTTCTTTAGGAAAAGTGAAAACTAAGATTTTCCGCGGCCGCAAAAAAATGATGGATTACCTTATTGCAAAGGGGGTGCTGTAA
- a CDS encoding methyltransferase domain-containing protein codes for MTADFRWFLMDKVKVDEKTNDTFSKLLSFYKQQLLNIKGKILEVGVNQPLLLPALKESGLQIEGIVPNSQKVESNSVKVYHAELANLKLPSFYDVIIIPFGYILTIQDRVEAIKTLKCCYEHLRPNGKIMIDLILQDEFHLNQRKVETKNRQGQLIICESQVIEVDFYAQIVKYLLSYEQWNEGEVILSERKLQSFLWFGVKEFKLVLERIGFMDVKLYGNYQESKSNVGMSDMKMFTFEASKKV; via the coding sequence ATGACCGCCGATTTTCGCTGGTTCTTAATGGATAAAGTTAAAGTGGACGAGAAGACAAATGATACTTTTTCAAAGCTTTTAAGCTTTTATAAACAACAACTTTTAAATATAAAAGGGAAAATACTTGAGGTAGGAGTAAATCAGCCACTATTACTACCAGCTTTAAAGGAGAGTGGCCTGCAAATCGAGGGAATTGTACCTAATAGCCAGAAAGTTGAATCTAACTCCGTAAAGGTTTATCATGCCGAGTTAGCTAATTTAAAACTTCCTTCTTTCTATGATGTGATCATTATTCCGTTTGGATATATATTAACAATTCAAGATAGAGTTGAGGCTATTAAGACGTTAAAATGTTGCTATGAACATTTAAGGCCAAATGGCAAGATCATGATCGACTTGATTCTACAAGATGAATTTCATTTGAACCAAAGAAAAGTCGAAACAAAGAATCGCCAGGGACAATTGATCATTTGCGAATCTCAAGTGATTGAGGTTGACTTCTATGCTCAAATTGTAAAGTATTTATTGTCTTATGAACAATGGAATGAAGGAGAGGTAATTCTAAGTGAACGGAAGCTCCAATCATTTTTGTGGTTTGGAGTAAAAGAGTTTAAATTAGTACTTGAGAGAATAGGATTTATGGATGTTAAACTATATGGAAATTACCAGGAATCGAAGAGTAATGTTGGAATGTCAGACATGAAAATGTTCACTTTTGAAGCAAGTAAAAAGGTGTGA